A single window of Microbispora hainanensis DNA harbors:
- a CDS encoding NADH-quinone oxidoreductase subunit M, with amino-acid sequence MPWLSTLMGVSVLGALGVTLVRNDKLAKQFTLVVSLIVLALTVAMAVQFSPNGDKFQFAETYDWIPQFGVHYGVAVDGIALVLILLSAILVPIVVLASWHDAEAGKRSVRTYFSLLLVLEAMMIGVFAATDVFLFYVFFEAMLIPMYFMIGSYGGAQRSYAAVKFLLYSLFGGLLMLVAVIALYTIAGKGTFMFSDLVGTIQDVTTQKWLFLGFFIAFAIKAPLWPFHTWLPDAAAQAPAGAAVLLVGVLDKVGTYGMLRFCLELFPDAAKFFTPLVITLSVIGIVYGAIVAIGQTDMKRLIAYTSVSHFGFIAMGVFAMTTSAGSGATLYMVNHGFSTGALFLIAGFLIYRRGSQFIADYGGVQKVAPILAGTFLVAGLSSLSLPGLSTFVSEFMVLTGTYQRYVVPAVIATVGVILAAIYILWMYQRTMNGPTAESVKSLPDLNAREKWVVAPLVALLLVFGFYPKPLLDVINPAVKDTLSSVSVTDPKPAVPVAQEGQ; translated from the coding sequence ATGCCCTGGCTTTCAACCCTGATGGGCGTGTCCGTACTCGGCGCGCTGGGCGTGACCCTTGTCCGCAACGACAAGCTCGCCAAGCAGTTCACCCTCGTGGTGTCGCTGATCGTGCTGGCGCTGACCGTCGCCATGGCGGTCCAGTTCAGCCCGAACGGCGACAAGTTCCAGTTCGCCGAGACATACGACTGGATCCCCCAGTTCGGGGTCCACTACGGCGTCGCCGTGGACGGCATCGCCCTGGTGCTGATCCTGCTGTCGGCGATCCTCGTGCCGATCGTGGTGCTCGCCTCCTGGCACGACGCCGAGGCCGGCAAGCGCTCGGTCCGCACGTACTTCTCGCTGCTGCTCGTGCTCGAGGCCATGATGATCGGCGTCTTCGCGGCGACCGACGTCTTCCTCTTCTACGTCTTCTTCGAAGCCATGCTGATCCCGATGTACTTCATGATCGGGTCGTACGGCGGGGCGCAGCGGTCGTACGCGGCAGTGAAGTTCCTGCTGTACTCGCTGTTCGGCGGGCTCCTGATGCTCGTGGCGGTGATCGCGCTCTACACGATCGCCGGCAAGGGCACGTTCATGTTCTCCGACCTCGTCGGGACCATCCAGGACGTGACGACGCAGAAGTGGCTGTTCCTCGGCTTCTTCATCGCCTTCGCGATCAAGGCGCCGCTGTGGCCGTTCCACACCTGGCTGCCGGACGCCGCCGCCCAGGCCCCGGCCGGCGCGGCCGTCCTGCTCGTCGGCGTGCTGGACAAGGTCGGCACGTACGGCATGCTCCGCTTCTGCCTTGAGCTCTTCCCGGACGCCGCGAAGTTCTTCACGCCGCTGGTCATCACGCTGTCGGTCATCGGCATCGTGTACGGCGCGATCGTGGCCATCGGGCAGACCGACATGAAGCGGCTCATCGCGTACACCTCGGTGTCGCACTTCGGCTTCATCGCGATGGGCGTGTTCGCGATGACCACCAGCGCGGGCTCGGGCGCGACGCTCTACATGGTCAACCACGGCTTCTCGACCGGCGCGCTGTTCCTGATCGCGGGCTTCCTCATCTACCGCAGGGGCTCGCAGTTCATCGCCGACTACGGCGGCGTGCAGAAGGTGGCCCCGATCCTCGCCGGGACGTTCCTGGTGGCGGGTCTGTCCAGCCTCTCACTGCCCGGTCTCAGCACGTTCGTCAGCGAGTTCATGGTGCTGACCGGCACCTACCAGCGGTACGTCGTCCCGGCCGTGATCGCCACGGTCGGCGTCATCCTCGCCGCGATCTACATCCTGTGGATGTACCAGCGGACGATGAACGGCCCGACGGCCGAGTCGGTCAAGTCGCTGCCCGACCTCAACGCCAGGGAGAAGTGGGTGGTGGCGCCGCTCGTCGCGCTGCTGCTGGTGTTCGGCTTCTATCCCAAGCCGCTGCTCGACGTGATCAATCCCGCCGTGAAGGACACGCTGTCGAGCGTCTCCGTCACGGACCCGAAGCCGGCCGTACCCGTTGCTCAGGAGGGCCAGTAG
- the nuoI gene encoding NADH-quinone oxidoreductase subunit NuoI, translating into MGATDWLNPIKGFGVTFHHMFKKPVTVQYPEEKRPTAPRFHGRHQLNRWPDGLEKCVGCELCAWACPADAIYVEGGDNTDEERFSPGERYGRVYQINYLRCILCGLCIEACPTRALTMTNEYELADSSRESLIYTKEMLLAPLGPGMEQPPHPMRLGETEEDYYRLGRSNG; encoded by the coding sequence GTGGGAGCAACTGATTGGCTGAACCCGATCAAGGGATTCGGCGTCACCTTCCACCACATGTTCAAGAAGCCGGTAACCGTTCAATATCCGGAGGAGAAGCGGCCCACCGCGCCGCGCTTCCACGGACGGCACCAGCTGAACCGGTGGCCCGACGGACTGGAGAAGTGCGTCGGGTGCGAGCTGTGCGCCTGGGCCTGCCCGGCGGACGCCATCTACGTCGAGGGCGGCGACAACACCGACGAGGAGCGTTTCTCGCCGGGTGAGAGGTACGGCCGCGTCTACCAGATCAACTACCTGCGCTGCATTCTCTGCGGGCTGTGCATCGAGGCGTGCCCCACCCGGGCGCTCACGATGACCAACGAGTACGAGCTCGCCGACTCCAGCCGCGAGTCGTTGATCTACACCAAGGAGATGCTCCTCGCGCCGCTCGGACCGGGCATGGAGCAGCCGCCCCACCCGATGCGCCTCGGCGAGACCGAAGAGGACTACTACCGGTTGGGTCGAAGCAATGGGTGA
- a CDS encoding NADH-quinone oxidoreductase subunit G → MTVQTTQPEQPVVDMVTLTIDGFQISVPKGTLIIRAAELLGIQIPRFCDHPLLSPAANCRQCLVDIPDAGNGRGFPKPQPSCAIEVAEGMVVKTQLTSPVAEKAQRGVMEMLLLNHPLDCPVCDKGGECPLQNQAMSNGQGESRFVEQKRTFEKPVPLSTEVLLDRERCIQCARCIRFSEQIAGDPLIDFFERGAKEQVGVADGEPFQSYFSGNTIQICPVGALTGAAYRFRSRPFDLVSTPSACEHCASGCSLRTDHRRGKVTRRLAGDDPQVNEEWNCDKGRWAFTYATQPDRLRSPLVRDESGKLVPTSWPDALAVAAEGLLRARGKAGVLVGGRLTVEDAYAYSKFARIALGTNDIDFRARPHSEEETRFLAHAVAGKGIEVSYADLETAPAVLLAGFEPEEESPIVFLRLRKAARKRGLKVYALAPFATPGLAKMKGTLIRTLPGGEAEALGDLIGGDLLPEGAIVLAGERLATAPGALSALVRLTQATGARLAWVPRRAGERGALEAGALPGLLPIGRPADDESARAEVARVWGVASLPDAPGRDTAGIIDAALNEELDALVVAGVDPYDLPDPAKALAALENTPFIVSLEIRASAVTDRADVVLPVAAVAEKSGTFVDWEGRGRSFGVATAVPGLMSDLRAIASIADQMDVHLGLPDPAAARREMAALGAWKGTRPVAPMVTGRPVREPQAGEAVLATWHLLLDDGRMQDGEPYLAGTARTVAALLSEATAAEIGAVDGGKITIGDDVVVPVRIADLPDRVVWLPSNSAGLSVTRDLRAVAGDVVTIGSVS, encoded by the coding sequence GTGACAGTTCAGACGACGCAGCCGGAGCAGCCGGTCGTGGACATGGTCACCCTGACCATCGACGGCTTCCAGATCAGCGTGCCCAAGGGCACCCTGATCATCCGGGCCGCGGAGCTGCTGGGGATCCAGATCCCCCGGTTCTGCGACCACCCGCTGCTCTCGCCGGCGGCCAACTGCCGCCAGTGCCTGGTCGACATCCCCGACGCGGGCAACGGCCGCGGCTTCCCCAAGCCGCAGCCGTCCTGCGCGATCGAGGTCGCCGAGGGCATGGTGGTCAAGACGCAGCTCACCTCGCCGGTGGCCGAGAAGGCCCAGCGCGGCGTGATGGAGATGCTGCTGCTGAACCACCCGCTCGACTGCCCGGTCTGCGACAAGGGCGGCGAGTGCCCCCTGCAGAACCAGGCCATGTCGAACGGCCAGGGCGAGAGCCGGTTCGTCGAGCAGAAGCGCACGTTCGAGAAGCCGGTGCCGCTGTCGACCGAGGTGCTGCTCGACCGCGAGCGCTGCATCCAGTGCGCGCGCTGCATCCGCTTCTCCGAGCAGATCGCCGGTGACCCGCTCATCGACTTCTTCGAGCGCGGGGCCAAGGAGCAGGTGGGCGTCGCCGACGGCGAGCCGTTCCAGTCCTACTTCTCGGGCAACACCATCCAGATCTGCCCGGTGGGCGCGCTGACCGGCGCGGCCTACCGGTTCCGCTCCCGCCCGTTCGACCTGGTCTCCACGCCGAGCGCGTGCGAGCACTGCGCGTCGGGCTGCTCGCTGCGCACCGACCACCGCCGCGGCAAGGTCACCCGCCGCCTGGCCGGGGACGACCCGCAGGTCAACGAGGAGTGGAACTGCGACAAGGGCCGCTGGGCCTTCACCTACGCCACTCAGCCCGACCGTCTGCGCTCCCCGCTGGTGCGCGACGAGAGCGGCAAGCTCGTCCCGACCTCCTGGCCGGACGCGCTGGCCGTCGCCGCCGAGGGCCTGCTGCGAGCCCGCGGCAAGGCCGGCGTGCTGGTCGGCGGGCGGCTCACGGTCGAGGACGCCTACGCCTACAGCAAGTTCGCCAGGATCGCCCTCGGCACCAACGACATCGACTTCCGGGCCCGCCCGCACTCCGAGGAGGAGACGCGGTTCCTCGCCCACGCCGTGGCAGGCAAGGGCATCGAGGTCTCGTACGCCGACCTGGAGACGGCCCCGGCCGTGCTCCTCGCCGGGTTCGAGCCCGAGGAGGAGTCGCCGATCGTCTTCCTGCGCCTGCGCAAGGCGGCGCGCAAGCGGGGCCTGAAGGTCTACGCGCTCGCGCCGTTCGCCACGCCGGGCCTGGCCAAGATGAAGGGCACGCTGATCCGCACGCTGCCCGGCGGCGAGGCCGAGGCGCTCGGCGACCTCATCGGCGGCGACCTGCTGCCCGAGGGCGCGATCGTCCTCGCCGGTGAGCGGCTCGCCACCGCCCCCGGCGCCCTGTCGGCGCTCGTACGGCTCACGCAGGCCACCGGCGCCAGGCTCGCCTGGGTGCCGCGCCGGGCCGGTGAGCGCGGCGCCCTTGAGGCGGGCGCCCTGCCGGGGCTGCTGCCGATCGGCCGTCCGGCCGACGACGAGAGCGCCCGCGCGGAGGTCGCCCGGGTGTGGGGCGTCGCCTCGCTGCCCGACGCGCCCGGCCGCGACACGGCCGGCATCATCGATGCCGCGCTGAACGAGGAGCTGGACGCGCTGGTCGTCGCGGGTGTGGACCCCTACGACCTGCCCGACCCGGCCAAGGCGCTGGCGGCGCTGGAGAACACGCCGTTCATCGTCAGCCTGGAGATCCGCGCCAGCGCGGTCACCGACCGGGCCGACGTGGTCCTGCCGGTCGCCGCGGTCGCCGAGAAGTCCGGCACGTTCGTCGACTGGGAGGGCAGGGGCCGCTCGTTCGGCGTGGCCACCGCCGTCCCCGGGCTGATGAGCGACCTGCGCGCCATCGCCTCGATCGCCGACCAGATGGACGTCCACCTGGGCCTGCCCGACCCCGCGGCCGCCCGCCGCGAGATGGCCGCGCTCGGCGCCTGGAAGGGCACCCGCCCGGTCGCGCCGATGGTCACCGGCCGCCCGGTCAGGGAGCCGCAGGCGGGCGAGGCCGTGCTGGCGACCTGGCACCTGCTGCTCGACGACGGCCGCATGCAGGACGGCGAGCCCTACCTCGCGGGGACCGCCCGCACGGTGGCGGCGCTGCTGTCGGAGGCCACCGCGGCGGAGATCGGCGCGGTGGACGGCGGGAAGATCACCATCGGTGACGACGTGGTCGTCCCGGTGCGGATCGCGGACCTGCCCGACCGGGTCGTGTGGCTGCCGTCCAACTCCGCCGGCCTGTCGGTCACGCGCGACCTGCGCGCGGTCGCCGGAGACGTCGTAACGATCGGGAGCGTCTCGTGA
- the nuoL gene encoding NADH-quinone oxidoreductase subunit L, with protein sequence MIALPLVGAAVLLLGGRRTDKFGHLLGVLMAVASFVVAALSFVQLLGFAPGERRRGIELYDFIPGLAKVGLLVDPLSISFCLLITFVGSLIHIYSIGYMAHDPNRRRFFAYLNLFVAAMLLLVLADNYVALFVGWEGVGLASYLLIGFWQHKPSAATAAKKAFIVNRVGDFGLLIGIFTIFATFHTLAFSDVLGNASKASSGTLTAIGLLLLVGACGKSAQLPLQSWLLDAMEGPTPVSALIHAATMVTAGVYLIVRSGPIFEGAGTAQLVVTIVGVATLLAGAIIGTAKDDIKKALAGSTMSQIGYMVLAAGIGPVGYAFAIAHLITHGFFKADMFLGAGSVMHAMNDEVDMRKYGALRKVMPVTFVTFLIGYLAIIGFPLLSGYFTKDGIIETAMEHNAILGWLAVLGAGITGFYMSRLVFMTFFGTKRWEPTAHPHESPAVMTWPLIILSIGAIGLGAFLVLGNRFMTFLAPAVGAPEEMPSFHPFSLTGLVTLALVAIGAAFAWVKYGRAEVPAVAPRASFLTTFARRDLYGDALNEALFMRPGQWLTRLAVFFDNRGVDGLVNGLAAGIGGTSGRLRRVQTGFVRSYALSIFLGAAVLAGAWLVVGNL encoded by the coding sequence ATGATCGCTCTGCCCCTGGTGGGAGCGGCGGTCCTCCTGCTTGGCGGCCGGAGGACCGACAAGTTCGGCCACCTGCTGGGCGTGCTCATGGCCGTCGCGTCCTTCGTGGTGGCGGCGCTGTCGTTCGTGCAGCTGCTCGGCTTCGCCCCCGGCGAGCGCCGCCGCGGGATCGAGCTGTACGACTTCATCCCGGGCCTCGCCAAGGTGGGCCTGCTGGTCGACCCGCTGTCGATCTCGTTCTGCCTGCTGATCACCTTCGTGGGCTCGCTGATCCACATCTACTCGATCGGCTACATGGCGCACGACCCGAACAGGCGGCGGTTCTTCGCCTACCTGAACCTGTTCGTCGCGGCGATGCTCCTGCTGGTGCTCGCCGACAACTACGTCGCCCTGTTCGTCGGCTGGGAGGGCGTGGGTCTCGCGTCGTACCTGCTGATCGGGTTCTGGCAGCACAAGCCCTCGGCGGCGACCGCGGCCAAGAAGGCGTTCATCGTCAACCGCGTCGGCGACTTCGGCCTGCTGATCGGCATCTTCACGATCTTCGCGACGTTCCACACGCTGGCCTTCAGCGACGTCCTCGGGAACGCCTCGAAGGCGTCCTCCGGCACGCTGACCGCGATCGGCCTGCTGCTGCTGGTCGGCGCCTGCGGTAAGTCGGCGCAGCTCCCGCTGCAGTCCTGGCTCCTCGACGCGATGGAGGGCCCGACCCCGGTCTCGGCTCTCATCCACGCGGCGACCATGGTCACCGCCGGCGTCTACCTGATCGTCCGGTCCGGCCCGATCTTCGAGGGCGCCGGGACCGCGCAGCTCGTGGTGACGATCGTCGGCGTCGCGACGCTGCTCGCCGGTGCGATCATCGGTACCGCCAAGGACGACATCAAGAAGGCGCTGGCCGGTTCGACGATGTCGCAGATCGGCTACATGGTGCTCGCCGCGGGCATCGGCCCGGTGGGCTACGCCTTCGCGATCGCCCACCTGATCACGCACGGCTTCTTCAAGGCCGACATGTTCCTCGGCGCCGGCTCCGTCATGCACGCCATGAACGACGAGGTCGACATGCGCAAGTACGGCGCGCTGCGCAAGGTCATGCCGGTCACGTTCGTGACGTTCCTCATCGGATACCTGGCGATCATCGGGTTCCCGCTGCTGTCCGGTTACTTCACCAAGGACGGCATCATCGAGACCGCGATGGAGCACAACGCGATCCTCGGCTGGCTGGCCGTGCTCGGCGCGGGCATCACCGGCTTCTACATGTCGCGCCTGGTGTTCATGACGTTCTTCGGCACCAAGCGCTGGGAGCCCACGGCCCACCCGCACGAGTCGCCCGCCGTCATGACCTGGCCGCTGATCATCCTGTCGATCGGCGCTATCGGGCTGGGCGCCTTCCTGGTGCTGGGCAACCGGTTCATGACCTTCCTCGCGCCGGCCGTCGGCGCGCCGGAGGAGATGCCGTCGTTCCACCCGTTCAGCCTCACCGGTCTGGTCACGCTCGCGCTCGTCGCGATCGGCGCGGCCTTCGCCTGGGTCAAGTACGGCAGGGCCGAGGTGCCCGCGGTGGCCCCGCGCGCCTCGTTCCTCACCACCTTCGCCCGTCGTGACCTGTACGGCGACGCCCTGAACGAGGCGCTGTTCATGCGCCCCGGCCAGTGGCTGACCCGCCTTGCCGTGTTCTTCGACAACCGCGGCGTCGACGGCCTCGTGAACGGCCTGGCCGCCGGCATCGGCGGCACGTCCGGGCGGCTGCGCAGGGTCCAGACCGGGTTCGTCCGCTCGTACGCGCTGTCGATATTCCTGGGCGCCGCCGTCCTGGCCGGTGCCTGGCTCGTCGTAGGGAACCTGTGA
- the nuoN gene encoding NADH-quinone oxidoreductase subunit NuoN, with translation MNGTIQAPSIEYALLAPLLVVFGAAIVGVLVEAFAPRYLRSAIHLPLTLLSLAGAFALAVWQAIKGVPTKPAAMGAVAVDGPALFIWGTILILAFVSVLLIKDEEHFVGSAAAVPGSAEEEQSLVERAAHTEVYPLLLFAVGGMLLFPAANDLLVAFVALEVMSLPLYLLCGLARRRRLLSQEAAVKYFLLGAFSSAFFLYGTALLYGYAGSVDLAKINQALGSVGGQDTLLYIGAAMLGVGLLFKIGAAPFQAWKPDVYQGSPTPITALMASGTLVAAFGALLRVFWVGLGGLDWDWRPVFYGVAILTMVVGAILAITQTDIKRMLAYSSIAHGGFLLIGVIATGHTQAENTSALSGLLFYLVAYGFTTVGAFAVVTMVRDAGGEAWHLSRWAGLGKRSPLLAGTFAFFLLAFAGIPLTSGFFGKYAVFQAAVANGATPLVIIGVVASAIAAFFYVRVIVLMFFSDPAADGPSVVLPSRGTAAVVGIAALATVVLGVYPQPVLDLAHTAAQSLFVR, from the coding sequence GTGAACGGCACCATTCAGGCGCCGAGTATCGAGTACGCCCTTCTGGCGCCTCTGCTCGTCGTCTTCGGCGCGGCGATCGTCGGCGTGCTGGTGGAGGCATTCGCCCCGCGCTACCTGCGCTCGGCGATCCACCTGCCGCTCACGTTGCTGTCGCTGGCCGGCGCGTTCGCGCTGGCCGTCTGGCAGGCGATCAAGGGCGTGCCCACCAAGCCCGCCGCGATGGGCGCGGTGGCGGTGGACGGCCCTGCCCTGTTCATCTGGGGCACGATCCTCATCCTCGCCTTCGTGAGCGTGCTGCTCATCAAGGACGAGGAGCACTTCGTCGGCTCCGCGGCGGCCGTGCCCGGCTCCGCCGAGGAGGAGCAGTCGCTCGTCGAGCGGGCCGCGCACACCGAGGTCTACCCGCTGCTGCTGTTCGCGGTCGGCGGCATGCTGCTGTTCCCGGCGGCCAACGACCTGCTCGTCGCGTTCGTCGCCCTTGAGGTCATGTCGCTGCCGCTCTACCTGCTGTGCGGCCTGGCCCGGCGCCGCCGCCTGCTGTCGCAGGAGGCCGCGGTCAAGTACTTCCTGCTCGGCGCGTTCTCCTCGGCCTTCTTCCTGTACGGCACGGCCCTGCTGTACGGCTACGCCGGCTCGGTCGACCTCGCGAAGATCAACCAGGCGCTGGGGTCGGTCGGCGGCCAGGACACCCTGCTCTACATCGGCGCGGCCATGCTCGGCGTCGGTCTGCTCTTCAAGATCGGCGCCGCGCCGTTCCAGGCGTGGAAGCCGGACGTCTACCAGGGCTCGCCCACGCCCATCACCGCGCTGATGGCCTCCGGCACCCTGGTGGCCGCCTTCGGTGCGCTGCTGCGGGTGTTCTGGGTCGGTCTGGGCGGTCTCGACTGGGACTGGCGGCCGGTTTTCTACGGTGTGGCGATCCTCACGATGGTGGTCGGCGCGATCCTCGCGATCACGCAGACCGACATCAAGCGGATGCTCGCCTACTCGTCCATCGCGCACGGCGGTTTCCTGCTCATCGGCGTGATCGCTACCGGCCACACCCAGGCGGAGAACACCTCGGCCCTGTCCGGCCTGCTGTTCTACCTGGTGGCGTACGGCTTCACCACCGTGGGCGCGTTCGCCGTCGTCACGATGGTGCGCGACGCGGGCGGCGAGGCATGGCACCTGTCCCGCTGGGCCGGGCTCGGCAAGCGCTCGCCGCTGCTGGCCGGGACGTTCGCGTTCTTCCTGCTGGCCTTCGCCGGTATCCCGCTGACCAGCGGATTCTTCGGGAAGTACGCGGTCTTCCAGGCCGCCGTCGCCAACGGCGCCACGCCGCTGGTCATCATCGGTGTGGTGGCCTCGGCCATCGCCGCCTTCTTCTACGTGCGCGTGATCGTGCTGATGTTCTTCAGCGACCCGGCCGCCGACGGCCCGTCCGTCGTGCTGCCCTCCAGGGGCACCGCGGCCGTCGTCGGCATCGCGGCATTGGCTACCGTAGTTCTCGGGGTCTATCCCCAGCCTGTGCTGGACCTCGCGCACACGGCAGCACAATCCCTGTTCGTCCGTTAG
- the nuoK gene encoding NADH-quinone oxidoreductase subunit NuoK gives MTTHYLVLSALLFAIGGVGVLVRRNAIVVFMCVELMLNACNLAFVTFARQNGNLDGQLIAFFVMIVAAAEVVIGLAIIVTIFRTRRSASVDDVSLLKY, from the coding sequence GTGACCACGCACTACCTGGTGCTCTCCGCGCTGCTGTTCGCCATCGGCGGCGTCGGCGTGCTCGTACGGCGCAACGCCATCGTGGTGTTCATGTGCGTCGAGCTCATGCTCAACGCCTGCAACCTGGCGTTCGTCACCTTCGCCCGGCAGAACGGCAACCTCGACGGCCAGCTCATCGCGTTCTTCGTGATGATCGTGGCCGCCGCCGAGGTGGTCATCGGCCTGGCCATCATCGTGACGATCTTCCGAACCCGCAGGTCCGCGTCGGTCGACGACGTCAGCCTGCTGAAGTACTAA
- a CDS encoding NADH-quinone oxidoreductase subunit J, protein MGESITFWVLAVISVIAALGLVFSRRAVYSALMLGVVMLSLAVLYAVQDAPFLAAVQIIVYTGAVMMLFLFVLMLVGVDSSDSLVETIRGQRFWAIVGGLGFAVLLAAGIGNAVVGSAKGLAAATQAGNVPSLAELIFTRHVFAFEVTSALLITAALGAMVLAHRERAEARPTQKDLSRQRFVAFGKTGKNPAPLPGPGTYARHNAIDMPALLPDGTVAPLSVNRYIARYEESQGILSPEVARVLEQEEAALHANGHSTPTVADEARDGGPDTEPMEEEGVVAGRVVRPRGESVTESLSEEDGK, encoded by the coding sequence ATGGGTGAGTCCATCACGTTCTGGGTGCTCGCGGTCATCTCCGTGATCGCCGCGCTCGGACTCGTCTTCAGCCGCAGGGCCGTCTACTCGGCCCTCATGCTCGGCGTCGTCATGCTCTCGCTGGCGGTGCTGTACGCGGTCCAGGACGCTCCGTTCCTGGCGGCGGTGCAGATCATCGTCTACACCGGCGCGGTCATGATGCTGTTCCTGTTCGTGCTCATGCTCGTGGGCGTGGACTCGTCCGACTCCCTCGTGGAGACGATCAGGGGCCAGCGGTTCTGGGCCATCGTGGGCGGGCTCGGCTTCGCCGTCCTGCTCGCCGCCGGGATCGGCAACGCGGTCGTCGGCTCCGCCAAGGGCCTGGCCGCCGCCACGCAGGCGGGCAACGTGCCCTCCCTGGCCGAGCTGATCTTCACGCGCCACGTGTTCGCCTTCGAGGTCACCTCGGCGCTGCTGATCACCGCGGCGCTCGGCGCGATGGTGCTCGCGCACCGCGAGCGCGCCGAGGCCAGGCCGACCCAGAAGGACCTGTCGCGGCAGCGCTTCGTCGCCTTCGGCAAGACGGGCAAGAACCCGGCGCCGCTGCCCGGCCCCGGCACCTACGCCCGGCACAACGCCATCGACATGCCGGCGCTGCTGCCCGACGGGACGGTCGCGCCGCTGTCGGTCAACCGCTACATCGCCCGCTATGAGGAGTCCCAGGGGATCCTGTCCCCCGAGGTCGCCCGGGTGCTGGAGCAGGAGGAGGCCGCGCTGCACGCGAACGGCCACAGCACGCCCACCGTGGCCGACGAGGCCAGGGACGGCGGCCCCGACACCGAGCCGATGGAAGAAGAGGGTGTCGTGGCGGGCCGGGTCGTCCGCCCGCGTGGTGAGTCCGTGACGGAGTCCCTGAGCGAGGAGGACGGCAAGTGA
- the nuoH gene encoding NADH-quinone oxidoreductase subunit NuoH: MNNPGPTLSDFGHDPLWISIIKAVAIFVFLMLGVLMGVWTERKLISRMQHRYGPNRAGKFGLLQTVADGLKMGLKEDIMPRTVDKVIYFLAPVIIAVPAFLAFSVVPFGPMVWMFGHKTPLQLTDLPVAVLLVLATASIGVYGIVLAGWGSRSPYAILGGLRSSAQVVSYEIAMGLSFVAVFLQAGTLSTSEIVAKQASGGTWDIFGLSIPAPSWYVVSLIPSFLIYAITMLGETNRVPFDLPEGEGELVGGFHTEYASSLKFAMFMLAEYVNVFTVSAMAITLFFGGWRAPWPISLWDGANTGWWPMLWFFIKLVIAFGFFVWVRASLPRVRYDQLMAFGWKVLIPVNLAWILLAATFKALRMPEADRAIILTIGAVVIIGAFAIWLRFDTVNQRRREAKAAAIEEEFEQLREEPVAGGFPVPPLDAPHYHGVVPAARLNSDAAKEVTSGSN, from the coding sequence GTGAACAACCCCGGACCCACGCTGAGCGACTTCGGCCACGATCCCCTGTGGATCAGCATCATCAAGGCCGTCGCGATCTTCGTGTTCCTGATGCTGGGCGTGCTGATGGGCGTGTGGACCGAGCGCAAGCTCATCTCGCGCATGCAGCACCGCTACGGCCCCAACCGCGCAGGTAAGTTCGGCCTGCTCCAGACGGTGGCCGACGGCCTGAAGATGGGCCTGAAGGAAGACATCATGCCCCGCACCGTGGACAAGGTGATCTACTTCCTTGCCCCGGTCATCATCGCCGTCCCGGCCTTCCTGGCCTTCTCCGTCGTGCCGTTCGGGCCGATGGTGTGGATGTTCGGCCACAAGACGCCGCTGCAGCTCACCGACCTGCCGGTCGCGGTGCTGCTGGTCCTCGCCACCGCCTCCATCGGCGTCTACGGCATCGTGCTCGCCGGGTGGGGCTCCCGGTCGCCGTACGCGATCCTCGGCGGCCTGCGCTCCAGCGCCCAGGTCGTGTCGTACGAGATCGCGATGGGCCTGTCGTTCGTCGCGGTGTTCCTTCAGGCGGGCACGCTGTCCACCTCGGAGATCGTGGCGAAGCAGGCGAGCGGCGGCACCTGGGACATCTTCGGGCTGTCGATCCCGGCGCCGTCCTGGTATGTGGTCTCGCTGATCCCGTCCTTCCTGATCTACGCGATCACGATGCTGGGCGAGACGAACCGCGTGCCCTTCGACCTCCCCGAAGGCGAGGGCGAGCTGGTCGGCGGCTTCCACACCGAGTACGCCTCCTCGCTGAAGTTCGCGATGTTCATGCTCGCCGAGTATGTGAACGTCTTCACGGTCTCGGCGATGGCGATCACGCTGTTCTTCGGTGGCTGGCGGGCACCGTGGCCGATCTCCCTGTGGGACGGCGCGAACACCGGCTGGTGGCCGATGCTGTGGTTCTTCATCAAGCTGGTCATCGCGTTCGGCTTCTTCGTCTGGGTCCGCGCCTCGCTGCCGCGGGTCCGGTACGACCAGCTCATGGCCTTCGGGTGGAAGGTGCTGATCCCGGTCAACCTGGCCTGGATCCTGCTGGCCGCCACCTTCAAGGCGCTGCGGATGCCCGAGGCCGACCGGGCGATCATCCTGACCATCGGCGCGGTCGTCATCATCGGGGCCTTCGCGATCTGGCTGCGGTTCGACACCGTCAACCAGCGCCGCAGGGAGGCCAAGGCCGCCGCGATCGAGGAGGAGTTCGAGCAGCTTCGCGAGGAGCCCGTCGCGGGCGGGTTCCCGGTGCCGCCGCTCGACGCCCCGCACTACCACGGAGTCGTGCCCGCCGCGCGTCTCAACTCCGACGCCGCCAAGGAGGTGACCAGTGGGAGCAACTGA